CCCCGGTAGGTTCCCGCGCTATGGAAGTTTCGAATCCAGCCCCGGACCAGGCCCTCGGCGGCGCCCGCTTCGGCGACCGCTTCTTCAAGGCGCTGCTGACGGTGGCCGCCCTCGCAGTCCCCGTGCTCCTTGGGTTCCTGGTCTGGGAGCTCTGGGTCGGATCACGCGAAGCCATCCATGAGTTCGGCCTCGGATTCCTGACTTCCAGTGATTGGGATCCCGTCGAAGGCCGGTTTGGCGCCCTCCCCCTGATCTTCGGCACCGTCGTCAGCTCCGCGCTCGCCCTGCTGATCGCCGTCCCACTCTCGCTGGGCGTGGCGATCTTCCTGACCGAGTTTGCGCCGATGAAGATCCGTGGTCCTGTGGCCTTCCTCATTGAACTCCTGGCCGCCATCCCGAGCGTGGTCTATGGACTCTGGGGCATCTTCGTGATGATCCCCTTCCTGCGGACCACCATCTACCCATTCCTCAAGGACACCCTCGGCTTCCTCCCCTTCTTCCAGGGACCGATCTACGGACCCGGGATGCTCTCCGCCGCCATCATCCTGGCCATCATGGTCATGCCGTACATCATGTCGGTGTCGCGGGAAGTCCTCCTCGCTGTCCCGAATACCCAGCGCGAAGCCGCCATGGCCCTTGGCGCCACCCGGTGGGAGGCGCTGACAGGCGCTGTGCTCCCCTACGCCCGGTCGGGCATCATCGGCGCCGTCATCCTCGGGCTTGGTCGTGCGCTCGGCGAGACCATGGCGGTCACGATGGTCATCGGCAATCGCCACGAGATCGCCGCGTCGCTCTTTGCCCCCGGGTACACGATGGCTGCGGCCATCGCCAATGAGTTCGCCGAGGCGGTGGAGAACATCCACCTCTCGGCGCTGTCGTACGTGGCCCTGACGCTCTTCGTGGTGACGGTACTGATCAACGCGGCCGCCCGGCTGCTCATCTGGCGCGTCGCCCAGGGCGGCGGAGGGAAGTCGGCATGAACCGCGCCGCCGCCCGCCGCCGTCGCAGCCATTTCATGGTTGGTCTCATGGGACTGGCCGTCGTGATTGCCGTGTTGCCGCTGCTGCTGATTCTCGGCACGCTCGCCGTCAAGGGAGCCAGCAGCCTGAACCTCGCCTTCTTCACCAAGCTGCCCGTGCCGGCCGGCGAGACCGGTGGCGGCGTGATGCACGCCATCGTCGGGACGCTGATGATCGTGGGGACCGCCTGCCTCATCGGGCTGCCGCTCGGCATCGGCGGGGGGATCTACTGCGCGGAGTACCCCGGTTCGAAGCTCGCCACGCTCACCCGGTTCGTATCGGACGTGCTGAACGGCACGCCGTCGATCGTGGTCGGTGTCTTCGCCTGGACCTGGATCGTGGCCTCGCAAAAGCACTTCTCCGCGCTGGCGGGCAGCGTGGCGCTCGCGATTCTCATGATCCCGATGGTCACCCGCACCACGGAAGAGATGATCAAGCTGGTGCCGCACTCCCTCCGGGAGGCGGCGCTCGCGCTGGGCTACTCGCGCTGGCGGACGAGCCTGACCGTGGTGGTGCGCACCACCCTCCCCGGCATCGTGACGGGGAGCCTGCTGGCCGTGGCGCGAGTGGCGGGGGAGACCGCCCCGCTGCTCTTCACGGCGCTGGGCAGCCAGTACCTGTCGTTCAATCTCAACCAGCCGATGGCGGCCCTGCCGCTGGTGGTGTTCACCTACGCCACCGGCCCCTACGAAGAGTGGCACCAGCTGGCGTGGGCCACGGCGCTGGTCCTCATCCTGGTGGTGCTGGTGCTCAGCATCGCCGCACGGTTGGCGACGCGGCGAAAGTTCACCCAGCATGGCTGACCATCCGGCCCGTATCGCCACCGAGCGCCTGAGCGCCATGTACGGGAAGATCACGGCCGTCAAGGACGTCACCCTCGGCTTTGCTCCCAACCGGGTCCACGCCCTGATCGGCCCCAGCGGTTGCGGGAAGTCCACCTTCCTCCGCTCGTTGAACCGGATGCACGAGCTGACGCCCGGAGGCTGGATCACCGGACGCGTCCTGCTCGACGGCAAGGACGTCTACTCGGCCAAGGTCAACCCGATGCAGCTGCGGCGCCGGGTCGGGATGGTCTTCCAGAAACCGACTCCCTTCCCGACGATGTCCATCTTCGATAACGTGGCGGCTGGGCTGCGCGTGGGGGAGCGGCGCTCGCGGACGGAAGTGGCGGCCACGGTTGAACAGGCGCTGCGCGGCGCCGCGCTCTGGGACGAGGTCAAGGACCGGCTCAAGGCCAGCGCGCTCGCCCTGTCCGGCGGCCAGCAGCAGCGGCTCTGCGTGGCGCGCACCATTGCCCCGAAGCCGGAAGTGGTGCTCCTCGACGAGCCGACGGCCTCGCTCGACCCGCAGGGCACCCAGCGCATTGAGGAGTTGCTCTTCACGCTGAAGAAGGAGTTCACGATCGTCATCGTGACCCACAACATGCAGCAAGCCGCCCGGGTCTCGGACACGACCACCTTCTTCTACATGGGCGGCATGGTCGAGACCGGCGCGACGCGGCAGCTCTTCACCTCGCCCGCGCGCGAAGAAACGGAAGCCTACATCACCGGACGGTTCGGATGACCTCCACCCTCGTCGAACGGAAGGCCATGCCGCACGCATCCAGCCTCAGGCCGACGCTCGCCCCGCGGCGGGACGCGGCACGAACTCACGCGACCGGCGAGCCGGTCGTGGAAGCGCGGGACTTCCGCTTTTCCTACGGCGCCACAGAGGTGCTCAAGGGGATCTCGCTCAAGGTGCAGCGCCACGCGGTCACCGCCATCATCGGGCCCTCGGGCTGTGGCAAGTCCACGTTCCTCCGCGCCATCAACCGGATGCACGAACTGCTCCCCGACGTCTCCCACGCCGGTGAGCTGCTGCTCGACGGCCAGTCGATCTACGGGCCCGGGCGGGATCTCGTGGACCTTCGGCGACGGATCGGGATGGTGTTCCAGCGCCCCAACCCCTTCCCGAAGTCTATCTTCGACAACGTCGCCTACGGCCCGGTGGTGAACCGGCTGACCCTGAAGCGGGACCTCCCCGAGCTGGTGGAGCGCTGCCTCCGGCAGGCCGCCCTCTGGGACGAGGTGAAGGATCGCCTGCACGAACCCGGCACCGGGCTCTCGGGCGGCCAGCAGCAGCGCCTCTGCATCGCCCGCGCGCTGGCCAATGCCCCTGACGTCCTGTTGATGGACGAGCCCTGCTCGGCGCTGGACCCGATCGCGACCCAGAAGGTGGAGGAACTCATCTTCGAGTTGAAGCAGCACTACACGATTGCGATCGTGACGCACAACATGCAGCAGGCCGCCCGCGTGTCCGACTTCACCGGCTTCTTCGACCGCGGTGAGTTGATCGAGTTCGGTGACACGGAGCAGCTGTTCACCGCCCCGGCGCACGACCGCACCGAGGCGTACATCACGGGGAGATTCGGATGACCGAGGCCCATCGGCATTTTCACGACGACCTGAGCCAGGTCAAGATTCGCCTGCTGACCATGTCCGGGGAGGCTGAAGCCGCGCTCGGGCTGGCCGTGGACGCGCTGCTCGAGCGCGACACCGCCAAGGCGGAGGCCGTGGTGGCCAGCGACCGGGTTATCGACCAGATGGAGGTCGAGCTCGAGGAGATGTGCATCAACCTGCTGGCCCTGCAGCAGCCGATGGCGCGCGACCTCCGCATGCTGACCTCCGCGCTGAAGATCGCGAACGACCTCGAACGGGTCGGTGACCACGCGGTGAACATCGCGCAATCGGCGCTGCGCCTCGCGGACCAGCGGGCCATCGCGCCGGAACCGGAAATCGTCGAAATGGCCCGGCTCGCACGCGACATGCTCTCCGACGCGCTCGAGGCCTTCATCCGGGGCGACTCGCAAGCCGGGCGCGAGGTATGCCGCCGTGACGACAAGGTGGACGTGCTCCACCGGTCGGTGTTCCGGATCCTCCTCACCCACATGATGGAGGACCCGCACACGATCGGCGCGGGAATGGAACTCTTCCTCGTCAGCCGCAACCTCGAGCGGGTGGCCGACCTCGCCACCAACATCGGCGAGGACGTGGTATTCCTGGTGGAGGGGAAGTCGATCAAGCATCACGCCGAAGACGTGGGTGACGCGGCCTGGCCCGCGGGGGCCCCGAAACGGTGACGCGGGCGCGCCGGGCCGCGCGCACGCGCCTGGCCGCGATCGACGTGGGGTCGAATTCCATCCGGCTCCTGGTCGCCGAGTACGACCCCGGCACGGGGCTGTCGCCGATCGATGAAATCAAGGCCCAGCCCCGGCTGGCCCAGGGGCTCGCCGCCACCGGACGGCTCGACCCGGAGGCCATCGAACGCGCGCTCGCGGCGCTCCGCCGCATGGCCGATGTGGCCCGGCGCCGCGGGGCCACCCGGATCGCGGCCGTGGCCACCGCCGCGGTGCGAGAAGCAAAGAACGGCGGCGAGTTTGTCCGCCGGGTGCGCGACGAAATCGGACTCCCCCTGCAGGTCATCACCACCGAGCACGAAGCCCAGCTCTCCTATCGGTCCGTCCGCCATCATTTCCGTCTCGACAACACCAAGGCGCTCATCGCCGATATCGGCGGCGGGAGCCTGGAGCTCGTCGGCGCGGTGGACGGCCTCGTCGAGCTCAGCCGGTCATTGCCCTACGGCGCCGTCCGGCTGACGGAGCAGTTCATGCCGGGGAAGCGGGCGCAGCATCGCGAGGTCGGTGCCCTGCGCAAGCACCTGGCCAAGCGCCTCGCGCGCCAGCTCCCCAAGCGGGCCTGGACCGGGGCACGGATCATCGGCTCCGGCGGCACCTTCACCAACCTCGGTCGGATGGTGGTGGCCCGGCGCGGCGGCGACCCCACGGAGCCGGTGCACGGCATCGAGATCACGGTCGCCGAGCTGGAGCACCTGCTGGAATGGCTCTCCACGCGCACCGCGGTGCAGCGCCGCAGCGTCCCGGGACTCAACCCCGAGCGCGCGGACATCATCCTGGCGGGGCTCACCGTCATTGCCGCGCTGCTCGAACGCCTCGACGCCGGCAGCGTAACGGTCAGCGCCTACGGCCTGCGTGAGGGACTGTTGTGGGAGATGGTTGGGGCGTCCGCCGCCGATGCGCCCCCGGTCGACCCGATGCAGCTGGTGCGGGAGTTCGCCGACCGCTGCCGCACCGATCGCCAGCACGTCGAACAGGTTCGCCTGCTGGCGCTCTCGCTCTTCGACCAGATCGGCGAGGCCGTGGGGTGCGCGCCGGAGGAACGGCACATCCTCGAGGCCGCCAGCATCCTGCACGATGTCGGGCAGCTGGTGAGCTACAAGAGTCATCACCGACACAGCTACCAGCTGATCATGCATGCCGACCGCATCGGCCTTGGCGCGCGCGAACGGTCACTCGTGGCGCTGGTCAGTCGATACCATCGCCGCCGCGGACCCAAGAAGTCCGACCCGCCCTTCGCCGCCCTGACCCCTGACGACCAGGCGCTGGTCCGCCGCGTGGCCGGACTCCTCCGGGTCGCCGACGGTCTCGATCGCGGGCATACCGCGGTCGTCGATCAGGTGGTCGCAGAATTGACGCGGAAGAAACTCGTGTTGCGGATTGCCCCGAAGCGCGCCGGCGCCAACATGGCCCTCGAAGGATGGGCGGCGCGCCGCAAGGCCGATCTGCTGCAGAAGGTGCTGGGGCGCAAGATCACCATCACCGCGTCCCTGGCCCCGGCCCCCAAGGCCCGAAAGCGCGCTACTCCCCGTAAGGCACCCAGACGTTCTTGACCTGGGTGGCGTGACGGAGAAACCGCTCCCCCTCCCCGTCCACAGGCACCTCCCAGCGAACACCCCGGCCATGATCCACCCAGGTCTGTTTCAGGTTGCCCGCCGACAGTCGCTCCACCTCCGCGCTCCCCGCCGCTGACCCCCAGTACCACATCGCGTCCACGTCGTCGTGTGCCGCCAGCACCGCCGCCAGCTCCTCGCTGGGCCCGGTCACGATGTTGAGAGCGCCCCCGGGCAGGTCGGAGGTGTCCAGCACCTGGTAGAGATCAGTGGCAAGGAGCGGCCACCGGACAGAAGGCACCGCCACGACGGCGTTGCCCATGGCCAGTGGCGGAATCGTCGTGGAGATGAACCCCAGGAGGGGCCATTCCTCCGGGCAGACCACCGCCATGACTCCCAGCGGCTCCGGCATCGCGAGCGTCACGTTCCGGATTGGCGTATGGTGGACCCGCCCATCCCACTTGTCCGCCCAGGCGGCATAGCTGAAGAGTCGCGACAGCGACATGTCCACCTCCTCCCGGCCCTGCTTCTTGCTCCGCCCGGTGAGGTCGACGATGCGGCTCACAAACTCGTCGCGGCGCGCGTCCAGGTTCTCGGCGATGTAGTACAGCACCTGGGCACGGAGATGCGCCGTGGCCCTGCCCCAGCCGCGCGCCGCATGGGCCGCCTCCACGGCGTTGCGGATGTCCTTCCGGTTGCCATGCCCCACCTCCCCCGCCACCGCACCCGACCGGTCATGCACGGGCAGGCTGTAGCCGGAATCGGGACGCACCTGCGCGCCGCCGATGTAGAGCTTGGGGGTACGGTCAATGGAAGGCTGGGCGGCGGGGCGGCGGGGCGACTTGGCCGTGGCGCCTGCGGAAGCCGAATAGGCGGTCGCCGCCCCCCTGCCCCCCTGCCCCGCGGCCCTGCCGTCCTTCACATACTCCCACAGCCCTTCTTTTCCCCCTTCGCGGCCGAATCCGCTCTCGCGATAACCGCCGAAGCCGGCGGCGGCGTCGAACACGTTGGTGCAGTTGACCCAGACCGAGCCGGCCTTGACCTTCGGGGCGATATCGAGCGCGAGGTTGATGCTCTCCGTCCACACGCTGGCGGCCAGGCCGTACCGGGTGTTGTTGGCGAGCTCCACCGCCTCCGTCGGGGTCCGGAAGCTCATCATCACCACGACGGGTCCGAATATTTCGACCTGGGCCACCGTCGCGGACGGCGCCACGTCGGTGAAGAGCGTGGGGGGATAGAAGTAACCCTCGGTCGGGCAGCTCCATGACGGCTGCCACATCCGGCCCCCCTCCTCCTCCCCCTTCGCCACCAGCTCGCGGATCTTCTCGAGCTGCACCGGCGCAATGATGGCACCGATGTCGATGGCCTTGTCGAGCGGGTCGCCGATGCGGAGGGTCTCCATGCGCGCCTTGAGCCGCGCCTCCAGCTTGGGCGCAATCCCCTCCTGCGCCAGGATGCGCGACCCCGCGCAGCACACCTGCCCCTGGTTGAACCAGATCGCGTCCACAACGCCCTCGACCACACTGTCGAGGTCGGCGTCGTCGAACACGATGAAGGGGGACTTTCCGCCGAGCTCGAGCGAGAGCTTCTTGCCACTCCCGGCGGTGGCGACCCGGATGAGGCGGCCGACGTCAGTCGAGCCGGTGAAGGCAATCTTGTCCACGCCGGGATGGGCCACCAGGGCGGCGCCGGTCCGGCCATCGCCGGTGATGATGTTGACGACCCCGGCGGGCAACCCCGCCTCCTCGCACAGCTCGGCGAACAGCAACGCCGTCAGCGAGGTGAATTCCGCCGGCTTGAGCACCACGGTGTTTCCCATGGCCAGCGCCGGCGCAATCTTCCACGCCAGCATCAGCATCGGGAAATTCCACGGAATGATCTGGCCGGCGACACCGACCGGCTCCATGCCGGGGAGTTCCCGCTCCATCAACTGTGCCCAGCCGGCGTGGTGGTAGAAATGCCGCGCCACCAGCGGAATGTCGATGTCGCGCGACTCGCGGATCGGCTTTCCGTTGTCGAGCGACTCCACCACCGAGAGCAGCCGCGCGTTCCGCTGCACCGCACGGGCGAGGGCATAGAGGTGTCGGGCGCGCGCGTGCCCGCCAATCGCCCACCACCCCGGCTGGGCCTCGCGCGCCGCGGCGACGGCACGATCCACGTCGGCGTCCGAGGCCTGGGTTACCCGGGCGAGTGGCCGTCCGGTCCCCGGGTTGACCGTCTCGAAGAGCTCACCTGGCGCCGTCCACGCCCCTCCAAGAAACAGCCCGAAACGTCCGTCATGCCGCGCGAGCCACTCCTCGGCGGGCTTCGCGGATTCGGGCGCGGGCCCGTACGCCATCGAGGCGAAGATCTCGGGGATGGTTGCCATGGCGGAGTCCTTAGGTCGTCGGCCCGTGAATGCTACGCCAGCGGGTGGCGATGCGAGGCCGAGTAGCGGCCGGTGACGAAATATTCGAGTTGCCGTTCGATGTCGGTCAGCAGTCCGCTCGCCCCGAACCGGAAGAGCTCCGGGCGGAGCCACAGATCGCCCAGTTCGTCCTTCATCATGGCGAGCCAGTCCAGCGAGTCCTTTGCGGTGCGGATCCCACCGGCGGGCTTGAATCCCACTCGGCTGTCCGTGCGCTCGAGGTAGTCCCGGATGGCGCGCGCCATCACCAGCCCGACAGGGAGTGTCGCGTTGACCGGCTCCTTGCCGGTGGAGGTCTTGATGAAGTCGGCGCCGGCCATCATCGCCACCACGCTGGCCCGCGCCACGTTGCGGAGCGTGCCGAGTTCACCCGTCCCGAGGATCACCTTGATGTGGGCATCGCCGCAGGCATCGCGAAAGGTCCGGACCTCGTCGTACAGCGCCTGCCAGTCTCCGCCGAGCACATGTCCCCGGGTGATGACCACGTCGATTTCATCCGCCCCCGCCTCGACCGAGGCGCGAATCTCCGCCACCCGCTGGGGGAACGGGCTGAGTCCGGCAGGAAATCCGGTGGAGACGGCGGCCACCGGAATGCCGGTGCCGCGCAACGCTTCCACCGCCGCCGGCACGAGGCTGTGGTAAACGCAGACCGCCGCCACCCGAATGCCAAGTCCTTCGGCGCCCAGGGCGGCGAGGAGGTCCTCCCGGACCGGCGCACGGGCCTTGGCACAGAGGCGGCGCACCCGGGCCGGGGTGTCGTCGCCCTGCAGGGTGGTGAGGTCCATCAGGGTGATGGCGCGGAGGAGCCAGGCCGCCTGGTATTCCTTCTTGACCGTGCGCCGCTTGGGAATCGTGGCGGCCCGACGCTCGATGGCGCTCCGGTTGGCGCGGATGGCCTGGACCCAGGACAAATCGAGTGGCACCCCGGGATTGCGGGGATGTACCGAGACTGGAAGGTCCGCCGGCGGCGCGCCAGGGCGGCTTGGACTCGTGGGCATTCAGCTCCCCGTCGATGGGCAGATGGCCTGCGCCGCAGGCCTGCATGGAACAGCCCTAATATATGGTATCCCGGCACCGCTGGCGGCGCAGCCGCACCGGCGGCATCTTCCAGAGTCCGTATTGCACAACTTTCAGCCAAGCGTACCTTCATGGGACTCCCCCTCTTCACTTGTCACAGGACGTGGACTTCGATGCGCTACCGCACCCTGCCGCTCGTACTGCTCGCTACCACCCTCCTCACTGCCACGAGCGAGGCGCAGGACAAGAAGACCTTTGCCAATGTGACTGAAGCGCTGCAGGCGTCCGGGGCCATGGCCGGCCAATCGGGGCCACGCAGTGTCAACTGGATTGACGGCGGCAAGCGCTATTCCTACACCATTCGTGGGGCCGACGGCGAGGAGATTCGCGCAACCGACCCCGCCACCGGCAGCGACACCCTGCTCTTCTCCGCCAAGGGGGTCACCTTCCCGGACACCGCGGCGCCGTTCCGCTACCGGTCGTTTCAGTTCGCACAGGATTCGAAGCACCTGGTGTTCCAGACCCGGTTCAAGCAGATCTACCGGCGCTCGGGAAGCTCCG
The DNA window shown above is from Gemmatimonadales bacterium and carries:
- a CDS encoding aldehyde dehydrogenase family protein, whose translation is MATIPEIFASMAYGPAPESAKPAEEWLARHDGRFGLFLGGAWTAPGELFETVNPGTGRPLARVTQASDADVDRAVAAAREAQPGWWAIGGHARARHLYALARAVQRNARLLSVVESLDNGKPIRESRDIDIPLVARHFYHHAGWAQLMERELPGMEPVGVAGQIIPWNFPMLMLAWKIAPALAMGNTVVLKPAEFTSLTALLFAELCEEAGLPAGVVNIITGDGRTGAALVAHPGVDKIAFTGSTDVGRLIRVATAGSGKKLSLELGGKSPFIVFDDADLDSVVEGVVDAIWFNQGQVCCAGSRILAQEGIAPKLEARLKARMETLRIGDPLDKAIDIGAIIAPVQLEKIRELVAKGEEEGGRMWQPSWSCPTEGYFYPPTLFTDVAPSATVAQVEIFGPVVVMMSFRTPTEAVELANNTRYGLAASVWTESINLALDIAPKVKAGSVWVNCTNVFDAAAGFGGYRESGFGREGGKEGLWEYVKDGRAAGQGGRGAATAYSASAGATAKSPRRPAAQPSIDRTPKLYIGGAQVRPDSGYSLPVHDRSGAVAGEVGHGNRKDIRNAVEAAHAARGWGRATAHLRAQVLYYIAENLDARRDEFVSRIVDLTGRSKKQGREEVDMSLSRLFSYAAWADKWDGRVHHTPIRNVTLAMPEPLGVMAVVCPEEWPLLGFISTTIPPLAMGNAVVAVPSVRWPLLATDLYQVLDTSDLPGGALNIVTGPSEELAAVLAAHDDVDAMWYWGSAAGSAEVERLSAGNLKQTWVDHGRGVRWEVPVDGEGERFLRHATQVKNVWVPYGE
- the pstB gene encoding phosphate ABC transporter ATP-binding protein PstB; this translates as MADHPARIATERLSAMYGKITAVKDVTLGFAPNRVHALIGPSGCGKSTFLRSLNRMHELTPGGWITGRVLLDGKDVYSAKVNPMQLRRRVGMVFQKPTPFPTMSIFDNVAAGLRVGERRSRTEVAATVEQALRGAALWDEVKDRLKASALALSGGQQQRLCVARTIAPKPEVVLLDEPTASLDPQGTQRIEELLFTLKKEFTIVIVTHNMQQAARVSDTTTFFYMGGMVETGATRQLFTSPAREETEAYITGRFG
- the pstB gene encoding phosphate ABC transporter ATP-binding protein PstB → MTSTLVERKAMPHASSLRPTLAPRRDAARTHATGEPVVEARDFRFSYGATEVLKGISLKVQRHAVTAIIGPSGCGKSTFLRAINRMHELLPDVSHAGELLLDGQSIYGPGRDLVDLRRRIGMVFQRPNPFPKSIFDNVAYGPVVNRLTLKRDLPELVERCLRQAALWDEVKDRLHEPGTGLSGGQQQRLCIARALANAPDVLLMDEPCSALDPIATQKVEELIFELKQHYTIAIVTHNMQQAARVSDFTGFFDRGELIEFGDTEQLFTAPAHDRTEAYITGRFG
- the phoU gene encoding phosphate signaling complex protein PhoU — encoded protein: MTEAHRHFHDDLSQVKIRLLTMSGEAEAALGLAVDALLERDTAKAEAVVASDRVIDQMEVELEEMCINLLALQQPMARDLRMLTSALKIANDLERVGDHAVNIAQSALRLADQRAIAPEPEIVEMARLARDMLSDALEAFIRGDSQAGREVCRRDDKVDVLHRSVFRILLTHMMEDPHTIGAGMELFLVSRNLERVADLATNIGEDVVFLVEGKSIKHHAEDVGDAAWPAGAPKR
- the deoC gene encoding deoxyribose-phosphate aldolase, with protein sequence MPTSPSRPGAPPADLPVSVHPRNPGVPLDLSWVQAIRANRSAIERRAATIPKRRTVKKEYQAAWLLRAITLMDLTTLQGDDTPARVRRLCAKARAPVREDLLAALGAEGLGIRVAAVCVYHSLVPAAVEALRGTGIPVAAVSTGFPAGLSPFPQRVAEIRASVEAGADEIDVVITRGHVLGGDWQALYDEVRTFRDACGDAHIKVILGTGELGTLRNVARASVVAMMAGADFIKTSTGKEPVNATLPVGLVMARAIRDYLERTDSRVGFKPAGGIRTAKDSLDWLAMMKDELGDLWLRPELFRFGASGLLTDIERQLEYFVTGRYSASHRHPLA
- a CDS encoding Ppx/GppA phosphatase family protein, whose amino-acid sequence is MTRARRAARTRLAAIDVGSNSIRLLVAEYDPGTGLSPIDEIKAQPRLAQGLAATGRLDPEAIERALAALRRMADVARRRGATRIAAVATAAVREAKNGGEFVRRVRDEIGLPLQVITTEHEAQLSYRSVRHHFRLDNTKALIADIGGGSLELVGAVDGLVELSRSLPYGAVRLTEQFMPGKRAQHREVGALRKHLAKRLARQLPKRAWTGARIIGSGGTFTNLGRMVVARRGGDPTEPVHGIEITVAELEHLLEWLSTRTAVQRRSVPGLNPERADIILAGLTVIAALLERLDAGSVTVSAYGLREGLLWEMVGASAADAPPVDPMQLVREFADRCRTDRQHVEQVRLLALSLFDQIGEAVGCAPEERHILEAASILHDVGQLVSYKSHHRHSYQLIMHADRIGLGARERSLVALVSRYHRRRGPKKSDPPFAALTPDDQALVRRVAGLLRVADGLDRGHTAVVDQVVAELTRKKLVLRIAPKRAGANMALEGWAARRKADLLQKVLGRKITITASLAPAPKARKRATPRKAPRRS
- the pstC gene encoding phosphate ABC transporter permease subunit PstC, producing MEVSNPAPDQALGGARFGDRFFKALLTVAALAVPVLLGFLVWELWVGSREAIHEFGLGFLTSSDWDPVEGRFGALPLIFGTVVSSALALLIAVPLSLGVAIFLTEFAPMKIRGPVAFLIELLAAIPSVVYGLWGIFVMIPFLRTTIYPFLKDTLGFLPFFQGPIYGPGMLSAAIILAIMVMPYIMSVSREVLLAVPNTQREAAMALGATRWEALTGAVLPYARSGIIGAVILGLGRALGETMAVTMVIGNRHEIAASLFAPGYTMAAAIANEFAEAVENIHLSALSYVALTLFVVTVLINAAARLLIWRVAQGGGGKSA
- the pstA gene encoding phosphate ABC transporter permease PstA codes for the protein MNRAAARRRRSHFMVGLMGLAVVIAVLPLLLILGTLAVKGASSLNLAFFTKLPVPAGETGGGVMHAIVGTLMIVGTACLIGLPLGIGGGIYCAEYPGSKLATLTRFVSDVLNGTPSIVVGVFAWTWIVASQKHFSALAGSVALAILMIPMVTRTTEEMIKLVPHSLREAALALGYSRWRTSLTVVVRTTLPGIVTGSLLAVARVAGETAPLLFTALGSQYLSFNLNQPMAALPLVVFTYATGPYEEWHQLAWATALVLILVVLVLSIAARLATRRKFTQHG